The DNA region TTATCAATCACGTAGCCAGTGCTTTTGATGCAACTTTTTTGATTAAGTCCGATTTTGCAATTGAATCAACAATTAGAATTGATCAACCTGATAAAGAAAAAGAGATCGGTTTTGATAATTTTAAAGTTACTTATGCTCTATCATTTTAGATAGAGTTGAATTCTAAAAAAGAGAGGTTATTCCTCTCTTTTTTAATTTTAAAAAACAAATCCACTAATAAGAACTAAAATTAAAGCTGTTATAGGAAGCATCAAGGTTCCCAAAAAAGCTTGATTTGGAAAAACTTCATGAGCTTCTTCTATTCCTCTACCTACGATTATAAATATCCAGGAAAGAATTACAAGGTTAATGAATGGGAATGGTAAAACTCCAAGAATCAATGGTGCTGAAGAATAAGCTAAAATTCTAAATGAGGCTTGAAAACCATTTCTTGATACCTTTGATACAGATAATAATAGGTGCCAAACAGAAACAAAGAGAGCAAAGACCACTATGTTAATAAAAAAAGCCTTGAAAATATAACCTATAACCGGGAAATCTGAAGGCGACTGGGTAATAAACGGCTTAATCATTGAAATCAAATTCTCATAAATTTCCTGATCTGTAACAGTCTCTTTGAATTGAGCAGCGATAGCATTAAAAGGATTATCCGCAATTCCAAATCTTATGGCTAGTGACGTAACACATATATTAAAAAGTGATATGATGATGTAAAAAACAGAAGGAAATATGAATCCTTTGTTTATGTGCATCTGAGAAAAAAAATTTCTGGGTGTCATTAAAATACTCTTCAGAGTTGGAATTATATTCCTCGGTATATTTGAAAATCCTTCCCTTTCAAAAGATATATTTAGAATCTCTTCGCTTTGATGCTGCACCATTCCCCCTCTTCTCTTATCTCCTGAAAAATAAAACCATTCTCTTTTATTGAATTTAAAATTAGTTGATGTTCTTCTGTTAAAATACCTGAAAGATAAAGTTCTCCTCCATCTTTTATTACTTTTGCAAAGGAAGGCATAAGATCTACAAGTACAGACCTATTGATGTTTGCAAAAATGGTATCATAAACTTTGTTAAGGGAGTATTCATCATCTGAGACAAGTGATATATCCAATTTGTCAAAAACATTGTTTAGTAAAGCATTTTCTGTTGAGTTATCTATGGATTCTTCCTCTATGTCATTTGCTCTTACATATTTTGCCCCCAGTAAAACAGCTCCAATTGCTAAAATTCCGGATCCTGTACCTGCATCAAGTACATCTTTACCTTCTACAGCTTCTTTTGTAATTTGACTTAAGAGCATATGTGTTGTTTCATGTGTGCCTGTTCCAAAAGCCATTTTGGGTTCAATAAAAATTTTTATTTTATCAGTTTTATGATCAGTCATCCAAGCTGGAATTACGGTGAAAAGTCCAGCATCAAGAGGTTTATAGCTTTCTTTCCACTCTTCCCTCCAATTTCTGTTTTCAATATCATTTGAAGTGATGGTAAAACCTTCAACTTTACATCCAGTTAAAAACTCTGTAATAACTTTTT from Candidatus Delongbacteria bacterium includes:
- the prmA gene encoding 50S ribosomal protein L11 methyltransferase codes for the protein MEWKSLDILNIDDEAIKDALSGICFDLGSQGVEDLEGSFFFDGSRESEKGLRVYFNDEVNFEHCKKVITEFLTGCKVEGFTITSNDIENRNWREEWKESYKPLDAGLFTVIPAWMTDHKTDKIKIFIEPKMAFGTGTHETTHMLLSQITKEAVEGKDVLDAGTGSGILAIGAVLLGAKYVRANDIEEESIDNSTENALLNNVFDKLDISLVSDDEYSLNKVYDTIFANINRSVLVDLMPSFAKVIKDGGELYLSGILTEEHQLILNSIKENGFIFQEIREEGEWCSIKAKRF
- a CDS encoding YIP1 family protein; translated protein: MVQHQSEEILNISFEREGFSNIPRNIIPTLKSILMTPRNFFSQMHINKGFIFPSVFYIIISLFNICVTSLAIRFGIADNPFNAIAAQFKETVTDQEIYENLISMIKPFITQSPSDFPVIGYIFKAFFINIVVFALFVSVWHLLLSVSKVSRNGFQASFRILAYSSAPLILGVLPFPFINLVILSWIFIIVGRGIEEAHEVFPNQAFLGTLMLPITALILVLISGFVF